The following coding sequences lie in one Zonotrichia leucophrys gambelii isolate GWCS_2022_RI chromosome 4A, RI_Zleu_2.0, whole genome shotgun sequence genomic window:
- the SRPX2 gene encoding sushi repeat-containing protein SRPX2 — MAAPVLLLALARLVSSTWHEGSGYYLESHTNEVYAEEPPPEPALDYRRVPQWCATLSIHRGEATCYSPRGSSYRSSLGTRCELSCARGYRLVGPSAVQCLPSRHWSGMAYCRQIRCHVLPAVLRGSYVCSAGVQMDSRCDYTCQPGYQLEGDRSRVCMEDGRWSGSEPVCVDLEPPKIRCPDSRERIAEPGKLTATVYWDPPRVRDSADGVIKRVTLRGPEPGSEFPAGEHVIRYTAHDQAYNRASCKFSIRVHVRRCPVLKPPQNGYISCTSDGNNYGATCEYLCDGGFERQGTSLRVCQSSQQWTGSQPLCAPMQINTDVSSAASLLDQFHEKRRLLVISAPDPSNRYYKMQISMLQQAACGLDLRHVTIVELLGQPPHEVGRIREHRLALGIIEELRRYLHLTRSHFNAVLLDKAGTDRERYIAPVSPDELFVFIDTYLLSEREAARRAQSGDPCE, encoded by the exons ATGGCAGCcccggtgctgctgctggccctcgCCAGGCTGGTGTCATCCACGTGGCACGAAG GCTCTGGCTACTACCTGGAGAGCCACACCAACGAGGTGTACGCAGAGGAACCCCCGCCTGAGCCCGCCCTGGATTACCGCCGAG TGCCCCAGTGGTGCGCCACGCTCAGCATCCACCGCGGAGAGGCCACCTGCTACTCCCCGCGGGGCAGCTCGTACCGCAGCAGCCTGGGGACGCGCTGCGAGCTGAGCTGCGCCCGCGGCTACCGCCTGGTGGGTCCGAGCGCCGTGCAGTGCCTGCCCAGCCGCCACTGGTCGGGGATGGCCTACTGCCGAC AAATCCGGTGCCACGTGCTGCCCGCCGTGCTGCGGGGCTCCTACGTGTGCTCGGCAGGCGTGCAGATGGATTCCCGCTGCGACTACACCTGCCAGCCCGGCTACCAGCTGGAGGGCGACCGGAGCCGCGTCTGCATGGAGGATGGGCGCTGGAGCGGCAGCGAGCCAGTCTGTGTAG ACCTGGAGCCTCCCAAGATCCGCTGCCCAGACTCCCGGGAGCGCATAGCAGAGCCGGGCAAGCTGACGGCCACCGTGTACTGGGACCCGCCCCGGGTCAGGGACTCTGCTGACGGTGTCATCAAGAG GGTGACGCTGCGGGGCCCGGAGCCCGGCTCGGAGTTCCCCGCAGGAGAGCATGTGATCCGCTACACCGCCCACGACCAGGCTTACAACCGCGCCAGCTGCAAGTTCAGCATCCGCGTCCACG TGAGGCGCTGCCCTGTCCTCAAGCCCCCGCAGAACGGGTACATCTCCTGCACCTCCGACGGCAACAACTACGGCGCCACCTGCGAGTACCTGTGCGACGGGGGCTTCGAGCGGCAGGGCACCTCCCTGCGGGTGTGCCAGTCCAGCCAGCAGTGGACgggctcccagcccctctgtgccc CCATGCAGATCAACACGGACGTGAGCTCGGCCGCCAGCCTGCTGGATCAGTTCCACGAGAAGCGCCGCCTCTTGGTCATCTCGGCCCCCGACCCCTCGAACCGCTACTACAAGATGCAGATCTCCATGctgcag CAAGCTGCCTGCGGGCTGGACCTGCGGCACGTCACCATcgtggagctgctgggacagcccccGCACGAGGTGGGGCGCATCCGGGAGCACCGGCTGGCCCTGGGCATCATCGAGGAGCTCAG GCGCTACCTGCACCTCACACGCTCGCACTTCAACGCCGTGCTGCTGGACAAGGCGGGCACGGACCGCGAGCGCTACATCGCCCCGGTGAGCCCCGACGAGCTGTTCGTGTTCATCGACACGTACCTGCTGAGCGAGCGGGAGGCGGCGCGGCGGGCACAGAGCGGGGACCCCTGCGAGTGA